Proteins from a single region of Vicinamibacterales bacterium:
- a CDS encoding sigma-70 family RNA polymerase sigma factor, whose translation MSGDIAARPAAEAASDDELVAAARKGDAAALERLLVRYQPHLYRFGLSMCGNVEDAGDVTQESLISMARALPDFRGESSVSTWLYTIARRFCIKKRRRSKFAPAREDSLEALERTAEGIADPAPGPEQEASNRELAEVLTRAIDALAPPYREVLILRDVEGLSAPEVARVTGVSVDAVKSRLHRARVAVRQALEPILIQPPNQSPRPAACPDILTLFSRHLEGEIDPAVCASMEAHLAECPRCGSACESLKRTLAVCRQLPTPDVPRPLAASIRAAIHSLVHSR comes from the coding sequence ATGAGCGGGGATATTGCGGCGCGTCCCGCGGCTGAAGCGGCGAGCGACGACGAGCTGGTGGCGGCCGCCCGCAAGGGGGACGCCGCCGCGCTGGAACGGCTGCTCGTGCGGTACCAGCCGCACCTCTACCGGTTCGGCCTGAGCATGTGCGGCAACGTCGAAGACGCCGGGGACGTCACGCAGGAGAGCCTCATCTCGATGGCGCGGGCGCTGCCCGACTTCCGCGGCGAATCCTCGGTCTCCACCTGGCTGTACACGATCGCGCGGCGGTTCTGCATCAAGAAGCGGCGCCGGAGCAAGTTCGCGCCGGCGCGCGAAGACTCGCTCGAGGCTCTCGAACGCACTGCCGAAGGTATCGCGGATCCCGCACCGGGTCCCGAGCAGGAGGCGAGCAACCGAGAGCTGGCGGAGGTCCTCACGCGGGCAATCGATGCGCTGGCGCCGCCCTATCGTGAAGTGTTGATCCTGCGCGACGTCGAGGGGCTGTCGGCGCCTGAAGTCGCCAGGGTCACCGGGGTCAGCGTCGATGCGGTCAAGAGCCGGCTGCATCGCGCACGGGTTGCCGTCCGCCAGGCGCTCGAGCCGATCCTGATACAGCCGCCGAACCAGTCGCCGCGCCCCGCGGCCTGTCCCGATATCCTGACGCTCTTCTCCCGGCACCTCGAAGGGGAGATCGATCCCGCGGTCTGCGCGTCGATGGAGGCGCATCTGGCGGAATGCCCCCGCTGCGGCAGCGCCTGCGAGTCGTTGAAGCGGACCCTCGCCGTCTGCCGGCAACTGCCGACGCCGGACGTGCCGCGGCCGCTCGCCGCGTCGATCCGAGCCGCCATCCACAGCCTCGTTCACTCGCGTTAG
- a CDS encoding MBL fold metallo-hydrolase, with protein sequence MLVRQVADPKLAQFAYLIGCPRTGEAIVIDPERDVDRYFDLAARHKLRIAAAADTHIHADYLSGLREMAERGVLVYASKEGGPEWQYEWLRHGGYRHRLLGHGDQFSVGNIEFRAVHTPGHTPEHLSYLVRDAGGGAEDFIALASGDFVFAGDVGRPDLLERAAGIAGVMEPSARTQFASIQREFRGLPEFLQVWPAHGAGSACGKSLGDVPTSTVGYELRTNPSIHAAVNEQAFVDYILAGQPEPPLYFARMKRDNRRGPQLLRGLPAPPALRASDLAALENRRDVAVLDTRPRQAFFAGHLAGSLLTELDYQLCSIAGSYVEEGTPIYLVVDEARLDEAVRALIRVGLDDIAGYVTPAALAEYERQAGPLRRTATIDMAGMEARRAGGGVQVLDVRGAAEFGAGHVPGAVNVPHTRIGVNAGSLRPDAPLLVYCQSGARAAAAVAMLERLGFEAIDVNDNFASYRRAEQFSAPA encoded by the coding sequence ATGCTCGTCCGACAGGTTGCTGACCCGAAGCTCGCGCAGTTCGCCTATTTGATCGGATGCCCTCGAACAGGGGAGGCGATCGTCATCGATCCCGAGCGCGACGTCGACCGGTACTTCGACCTCGCCGCCCGCCACAAGCTGCGCATCGCCGCCGCGGCGGACACGCATATTCACGCCGACTATCTCTCGGGGTTGCGGGAGATGGCGGAGCGCGGCGTCCTGGTGTACGCATCGAAAGAGGGAGGACCCGAGTGGCAGTACGAGTGGCTGCGTCATGGCGGCTACCGGCACCGCCTGCTCGGCCACGGCGATCAGTTCTCGGTCGGCAACATCGAATTCCGCGCCGTCCACACGCCGGGCCATACGCCCGAGCACCTCAGCTATCTCGTCCGCGACGCCGGCGGCGGCGCCGAGGATTTCATCGCCCTCGCCAGCGGGGACTTCGTCTTCGCCGGCGACGTCGGGCGGCCCGACCTGCTCGAGCGCGCGGCCGGCATCGCCGGCGTGATGGAGCCGTCTGCCCGCACGCAGTTCGCGTCGATCCAGCGTGAGTTCAGAGGCCTGCCGGAGTTCCTCCAGGTGTGGCCCGCTCATGGCGCCGGCAGCGCCTGCGGCAAATCGCTGGGCGACGTTCCGACGTCCACCGTCGGCTACGAGCTGCGCACGAACCCCTCCATACATGCGGCCGTGAACGAACAGGCGTTCGTCGACTACATCCTGGCGGGCCAGCCCGAGCCGCCTCTGTACTTCGCGCGCATGAAGCGGGACAACCGCCGCGGTCCGCAGCTGCTGCGCGGGCTGCCCGCGCCGCCGGCGCTGCGCGCATCGGATCTCGCGGCGCTCGAGAACCGGCGAGATGTCGCCGTCCTCGACACGCGGCCGCGTCAGGCCTTCTTCGCCGGGCACCTCGCCGGCTCGCTGCTGACGGAACTGGACTACCAGTTGTGTTCGATCGCCGGGTCGTACGTCGAGGAGGGCACGCCGATCTACCTGGTCGTCGACGAGGCGCGGCTCGACGAAGCGGTGCGCGCGCTCATCCGCGTCGGCCTCGATGACATCGCCGGCTACGTGACGCCGGCCGCCCTGGCCGAGTACGAGCGGCAGGCCGGTCCGCTCCGCCGCACCGCCACGATCGACATGGCCGGGATGGAGGCGCGCCGCGCCGGCGGCGGCGTGCAGGTGCTCGACGTCCGCGGGGCGGCGGAGTTCGGCGCGGGACACGTCCCCGGGGCGGTCAACGTCCCGCACACCCGAATCGGGGTGAACGCCGGCAGCCTGCGCCCGGACGCGCCGCTGCTCGTGTACTGCCAGAGCGGCGCGCGCGCCGCTGCCGCAGTCGCGATGCTCGAGCGGCTCGGCTTCGAGGCGATCGACGTGAACGACAACTTCGCCAGCTATCGGCGCGCGGAGCAATTCTCCGCGCCTGCGTGA